A stretch of the Zeugodacus cucurbitae isolate PBARC_wt_2022May chromosome 6, idZeuCucr1.2, whole genome shotgun sequence genome encodes the following:
- the LOC105221453 gene encoding BOS complex subunit NOMO1 has protein sequence MNVIRLIYLILLTEFSCILYYSTADDVLGCGGFLKSHAEIDFSKVEVKLLTRQGSLKDKTDCSPSNGYYFLPIYDKGEYLLQVSPPPGWSFEPQQVELNFDGKNDICSQGKDVNFVFKGFGITGKVALAGQINSGAHGVNVHLISEAENKERHVVTNTNGIFSFTPIIPGKYKLFATHPRWHFSKSEHNVLVESGNTELPENSLVVGGFDVLGHFNSNGQLTGGIELALFRKKGQTLPLLCDQGRHGELSINNSNYEKLSGCQTSVDKKGNYIFKGVPPGKYLVQPIVENSTHKLHITPMVIELEVDKDTLLIKDEFKITGFTVSGKVLKSHSGLPIEGAIVFLNNEAISKSNKDGSYTLENVKPGYYKLRAEYPQYQFGEQELDLKINTPNIADLVPVAYEVCGKVVSQKSYVIGITKHSPVFHTTVSSKSESGDWCTYLSSGKYNVEVLTTDPDKNSGIQFFPVQQQIEVQYQPLKDILFSQLRAILSGEVKCLPDASEICTAAEITLNSLNSDGQRTGHTEKLRAKGGKYLFQDILPGAYELTISQENLCFDSTTVFVNVATVRQTAPAFLQRGYEVTIISSHRAIMKYSYTDTVVPVQQQQLLVDTLKLLTGVNTFCVPTFGTYKFKLEGCHLYDETLPNSFNTAEKNPVIITATAHKIGVRVLSSDANIDSLRLIVESKSIGKHTVTPIAESHKVDGKYAFRYDVHLQPQEIIHITPQSDVLLFSPQNKELIGGNDCVDVAFNFVATRGLIIKGKVVPALANATVILSYPDNQELTSQILHTNINGEFTFGPIDDNLKYELKAEKESYVFSDYNWHTSSFQVHKLCEIIVNVKDEEGKTLSGVLLSLSGAESYRRNLITAEEPINFHSLSPSRYFLRPMMKEYKFEPSSKIIDIKDGETSNLEFIGKRVAFSIFGSINSLNGEPFGQINIEALSDESCQHQQEETTSENNGQYRLRGLQPGCTYILKPKDIGSPDSNIARSIPETRIVEIAKTDIRGVNLIAISPITFVDVIVRVCATLNDHYKTFRIFMYRKGASDSPIYSQRVETPLNTKSNFNPGIMVFLPRIPLDGKSYIVELKSTLSDKTYSYILPMETFVADTSSILIEMNFKPEIRTAEADLNQNSISALILVALVSIAFFKQDIAMDFLNFIWNKGNNIARDIAQKQEISRKKELRNVEPINQRKIDKIADQINSVTKKKAKRI, from the exons ATGAACGTAAttcgtttaatttatttaatactattAACGGAATTTAGTTGCATTCTCTATTATTCCACTGCAGATGATGTGTTAGGATGTGGAGGCTTCCTAAAAAGTCATGCAGAAATTGACTTTTCCAAAGTAGAAGTGAAGTT gcTGACAAGGCAAGGTTCTCTAAAGGATAAAACCGATTGTTCTCCTTCAAATGGATATTATTTTTTGCCTATTTATGATAAGGGTGAATATCTCTTACAAGTTTCACCGCCTCCAGGGTGGAGTTTCGAGCCACAACAAGTGGAACTTAATTTTGATGGAAAAAATGACATTTGTAGTCAAGGCAAAGATGTGAACTTTGTGTTTAAAGGGTTTGGTATTACTGGTAAAGTAGCACTTGCGGGCCAAATCAATAGTGGTGCACATGGCGTTAACGTCCATTTAATTTCGGAAGCTGAAAACAAAGAACGTCACGTTGTGACAAATACAAATGGAATTTTTTCGTTTACCCCTATAATACcaggaaaatataaattgttcgCAACGCATCCGAGATGGCATTTCTCAAAATCTGAACACAACGTTTTAGTGGAGAGTGGTAATACTGAATTACCTGAAAATTCCTTAGTTGTAGGGGGTTTTGACGTACTCGGTCATTTTAATTCGAATGGTCAATTAACCGGAGGGATTGAGTTGGCACTTTTCAGAAAGAAAGGG CAAACACTTCCATTATTATGTGACCAAGGAAGACATGGTGAATTATCAATTAATAACTCAAATTATGAAAAACTTTCGGGCTGCCAAACTTCAGTGGACAAAAAAGGTAATTACATTTTCAAAGGTGTTCCACCAGGCAAATATTTGGTGCAGCCAATTGTGGAAAATTCAACACATAAATTACACATAACACCGATGGTCATAGAGTTGGAAGTTGACAAAGATACCCTCTTAATTAAAGATGAATTCAAa ATTACTGGTTTCACTGTTTCTGGGAAAGTTCTTAAATCACATTCTGGATTACCTATAGAAGGTGCTATAGTATTTTTGAACAATGAAGCTATATCAAAGTCGAATAAAGACGGTAGCTATACTTTAGAAAATGTAAAGCCAGGGTATTATAAACTTCGTGCGGAATACCCACAATATCAGTTTGGTGAACAAGaacttgatttaaaaataaatacaccaAATATTGCTGATTTAGTTCCTGTAGCTTATGAAGTTTGTGGAAAAGTCGTTTCCCAAAAATCATATGTTATTGGTATTACCAAGCATTCACCCGTTTTTCACACAACAGTTTCAAGCAAGTCCGAATCTGGAGATTGGTGCACATATTTATCAAGTGGAAAATATAATGTTGAAGTCTTGACTACAGACCCAGATAAAAATAGTGGTATTCAATTTTTtcctgtacaacaacaaattgaagtACAATACCAACCACTCAAggatatattattttcacaacTACGCGCAATTTTGTCTGGAGAAGTGAAATGTCTTCCAGATGCTTCTGAGATATGCACAGCGGCAGAAATTACACTGAACTCATTAAATTCAGATGGACAGCGCACAGGCCACACAGAGAAGTTAAGAGCAAAAG GTGGAAAGTATTTATTCCAAGATATACTTCCGGGTGCATATGAGTTAACAATAAGTCAAGAGAATTTGTGTTTTGATTCTACTACTGTCTTCGTCAACGTGGCTACAGTTAGACAAACTGCGCCAGCATTTCTTCAAAGAGGATATGAAGTTACTATAATATCAAGCCATCGCGCTATT atgaaATATTCTTACACTGACACAGTGGTTCCTgttcagcaacaacaattattagTGGATACCCTTAAATTACTAACAGGTGTTAATACATTTTGTGTGCCTACGTTCGgcacatataaatttaaattggaaGGTTGCCATTTATATGACGAAACCCTACCTAATTCATTTAATACAGCCGAAAAAAACCCCGTTATAATAACTGCTACAGCTCATAAAATAGGAGTTCGTGTACTTTCTTCAGATGCAAATATTGATTCTCTGCGTTTAATTGTGGAATCAAAATCAATTGGCAAGCATACTGTAACACCAATCGCTGAGTCTCATAAAGTTGACGGGAAATATGCATTCCGATATGATGTTCACTTGCAACCACAGGAAATAATACATATTACACCACAAAGTGACGTTTTACTTTTTTCGCCTCAAAACAAAGAATTAATAGGGGGTAACGATTGCGTAGACgttgcatttaattttgttgctaCGCGAGGCTTGATCATTAAAGGGAAAGTTGTACCAGCTTTGGCGAATGCTACAGTAATTTTAAGTTACCCAGATAATCAAGAACTAACTTCACAAATTTTGCATACCAATATAAACGGCGAATTCACATTCGGACCTATTGATGATAATctcaaatatgaattaaaagcTGAAAAAGAATCATATGTTTTCTCTGATTACAATTGGCATACATCTTCATTTCAAGTGCATAAATTGTGTGAGATCATTGTGAATGTCAAAGATGAGGAAGGCAAAACTTTAAGTGGTGTGTTACTGTCGTTAAGCGGAGCAGAAAGTTATCGTAGGAATTTGATTACGGCAGAAGAGCCAATTAATTTCCATTCACTTTCACCATCACGTTATTTTTTGCGACCCATGATGAAAGAATATAAATTTGAACCTTCATCGAAAATTATTGATATCAAGGATGGAGAAACTAGCAACTTAGAATTTAT CGGAAAGCGTGTGGCGTTTTCCATTTTTGGATCGATAAATTCGTTAAATGGTGAGCCGTTCGGACAAATTAATATTGAAGCCCTCTCCGACGAAAGTTGTCAACATCAACAAGAAGAAACAACGAGTGAAAATAATGGCCAGTATCGTTTACGTGGACTGCAACCAGGCtgtacttatattttaaaacccaAAGATATTGGCAGTCCTGATTCAAACATTGCACGCTCAATTCCTGAGACCCGAATAGTTGAAATAGCAAAAACCGATATACGTGGTGTGAATCTAATCGCCATAAGTCCTATTACATTCGTTGATGTTATAGTACGTGTTTGTGCTACACTAAATGATCATTACAAaacatttcgtatttttatgtaCCGTAAAGGTGCATCCGATTCACCAATATATTCGCAACGTGTGGAAACCCCTTtgaatacaaaatcaaattttaatccTGGCATTATGGTATTTCTTCCGCGGATCCCTCTGGATGGTAAGAGCTATATTGTGGAACTCAAATCGACGCTTTCCGATAAGACTTACTCTTATATATTACCAATGGAAACTTTTGTGGCAGACACCAGTTCAATActtattgaaatgaatttcaaACCAGAGATACGTACAGCTGAAGCGGATTTGAATCAAAACTCAATTTCAGCTCTAATTTTAGTTGCTTTGGTGTCGATTGCTTTCTTTAAACAAGATATTGCTATGGACTTCTTAAACTTTATCTGGAATAAAGGAAATAATATAGCTCGTGACATTGCACAAAAGCAGGAAATCAGCAGAAAAAAGGAATTACGTAATGTCGAACcaataaatcaaagaaaaattgataaaattgctGATCAAATAAAttcagtaacaaaaaaaaaagctaaaaGAATATGA
- the LOC105221508 gene encoding protein eiger has translation MTMETLKPFLSTSPRVDSVTTIRLSTASHCQPGINLKSIIFSTLAVILFVCLFGFMYAHFRRITQIETKVQHLTRIMLNMQTRMGLMNLDEVSDFENENDPVFIDQPNISDTGRIKLIGRHIQYTVGDDDYEKELDYTEFRNELPTISDIIKDDSKGNGNVNNHNLMEISDYGDLYNDFSKFNTSRKKNTSARNPRAIESDLFNQDNEKRKSAGVRESAGEEHLEYLNHPKKMVILRLSHKELTDVKNEQNILPNEDKTPKQSHRRGTNQRRIKNSILKKAKSGRQMEAVVNTPAAHFHLNRKIPDRFASIKIDSFSGDMYIGHPSWSNEIDVDKYFKVESGVLTVYEPGLYYVYAQVCYNNTHDQNGFVIFHGHKPFLQCLNTVPTNMPHKIHTCHTSGLIYLKEHETIHLRDFHSERNAILKDANNRSYFGLIKI, from the exons ATGACAATGGAAACGCTTAAGCCCTTTCTATCAACGTCACCCCGAGTGGATAGCGTTACTACAATACGCTTGAGCACGGCATCACATTGTCAACCCGGCATAAATCTTAAGAGTATTATTTTCAGCACATTGGCTGTGAtcttatttgtatgtttgttcggATTTATG TATGCTCACTTTCGGCGTATTACTCAAATTGAAACGAAAGTTCAACATTTGACGAGAATAATGTTGAATATGCAGACACGAATGGGACTGATGAATTTGGACGAAGTGAGCGATTTTGAAAATGAG AACGATCCCGTGTTTATTGATCAACCAAATATATCGGACACCGGCAGAATAAAGttaattggaagacatattcAATATACCGTGGGTGATGATGATTACGAAAAGGAACTTGATTATACTGAGTTTAGAAACGAATTGCCCACTATAAGTGATATTATTAAGGACGATTCTAAAGGAAATGGAAACgtaaataatcataatttaatGGAAATATCAGATTATGGCGATTTGTACAACGATTTTTCCAAATTCAACACCTCACGGAAAAAGAATACAAG TGCGCGAAATCCTCGTGCCATTGAATCAGACTTATTTAACCAAGACAACGAGAAACGTAAAAGTGCGGGGGTAAGAGAAAGTGCTGGCGAAGAACATTTAGAATACTTAAATCATCCAAAGAAAATGGTGATACTTAG GCTTTCACATAAGGAATTAACAGACgttaaaaatgaacaaaatattttaccaaATGAAGATAAAACCCCAAAGCAATCTCATAGGAGGGGAACGAACCAACGAAGGATTAAAAATTCGATTCTGAAGAAAG ctaaATCTGGCCGTCAAATGGAAGCTGTAGTAAATACTCCAGCCGCACACTTTCATTTAAACCGCAAAATACCAGACCGCTTTGCCAGCATTAAAATTgatt cATTCTCTGGCGACATGTATATTGGTCATCCCAGTTGGTCGAATGAAATTGATGTGGATAAGTATTTCAAAGTGGAAAGTGGCGTATTGACAGTATATGAACCGGGCCTTTATTACGTGTACGCTCAGGTTTGTTACAACAATACTCATGATCAGAATGGATTTGTGATATTTCATGGTCATAAGCCCTTTCTTCAATGTTTGAATACTGTACCAACGAATATGCCACATAAAATTCATACTTGTCACACGAGCGGTCTTATCTATCTAAAGGAGCATGAAACAATTCATTTACGTGATTTTCATAGTGAGAGAAACGCCATTTTAAAGGATGCCAATAATCGGAGTTATTTCgggttaataaaaatataa
- the LOC105221456 gene encoding nucleolin isoform X2 translates to MNLAPSFIILIQLFCAAIGSLLQRSPYSLQGAVDELHHRDVAKYPLNAPPSQSYYFNGAFNTGTEQDYWNDDFQPTSIFREREIQKAPTSVTVPEHSELTKEFLREIEDAQEFEREDHFKETLRNLLEQYQQQENDIEDSEFEEKKRMRMPPFYMLMQKKRSYPVLPWLPYSERKKRFPVAKRSTKTLYSGNMNLGKTDEKVTQELSELFGSSSSSTSDEKRKRSTDEQTQTSFHGFTALAPTFENATLLKGPSNKQNVTNTDKNIDVLLNEHSLHIPHIQKEHKHRKRSDHHGSHESHDEEEGSTESEEREDEEGEEEDEEEFEEEDLEKRKKKRDLNIVKKFLRDENFPSQRTDNLRQKKSIDWSTYFGIDRKKKDTKSPNEEETAKNEQEKKSRDLNREEIKSMDRKLQSIEDFIIDETIKYTGAHEGIANPDEIRRLKDHVLSRLATAYSLEKMRRALEKLRKYVEADNHLLRNVIEPDDGSENGIEKRLSVKKEQATEQDLENNSLSSANDITKEINTKTMMGNSRAYSTIENIDIKSRDNSENVKKRKKKLNSYVRYPELPNNFKEADEDVSVGLYETLNDAYLGNKNYIIGSNQCPLIKSMVERCSGVEFLSVDTNQELLPICGVYQICYLCGTSQMACDYQYLAEADSICGDNNDCQASARSILMILRGTVTQQLGPKECMKNSCFRSAMREIGL, encoded by the exons ATGAATCTTGCTCCctctttcattattttaatacaactaTTTTGTGCGGCAATTGGTTCATTGCTTCAACGGTCACCTTATTCCCTGCAGGGAGCTGTGGACGAGTTACATCATCGGGATGTTGCAAAATATCCACTAAATGCACCACCTTCACAATCATACTACTTTAATGGTGCTTTCAACACTGGTACCGAACAAGATTACTGGAATGATG ACTTTCAACCCACTTCGATATTTCGAGAACGTGAAATTCAAAAAGCTCCTACAAGCGTTACAGTTCCTGAGCATTCTGAATTAACAAAAGAGTTCTTGCGTGAAATCGAAGATGCCCAGGAATTTGAACGAGAAGACCACTTTAAAGAAACTTTGCGTAATCTATTGGAGCAATATCAACAACAGGAGAATGATATTGAAGATAGTGAGTTCGAAGAAAAAAAACGCATGAGAATGCCTCCCTTCTATATGCTAATGCAAAAGAAACGCTCATATCCGGTACTGCCTTGGTTACCCTATTCAGAACGTAAAAAACGTTTTCCAGTCGCGAAACGATCAACTAAAACTTTGTACAGCGGAAATATGAATTTGGGAAAAACCGATGAAAAGGTGACTCAAGAGTTGAGCGAGTTGTTTGGGTCTTCTTCGTCTTCAACAAGTGACGAAAAGAGAAAACGTTCTACTGATGAACAAACACAAACTTCTTTTCATGGCTTTACAGCTTTAGCGCCAACTTTCGAAAATGCCACACTATTGAAGGGTCCGTCCAATAAACAAAATGTCACAAATactgataaaaatattgatgtatTGTTAAACGAACACAGCCTTCATATTCCCCATATACAGAAGGAACATAAGCACCGAAAACGAAGCGATCATCACGGTTCTCATGAAAGTCATGACGAAGAAGAGGGAAGCACTGAATCTGAAGAGCGAGAAGATGAAGAAGGTGAAGAGGAAGACGAAGAAG AATTCGAAGAAGAAGACTTGGAAAAACGTAAGAAAAAGCGAGATTTAAACATCGTAAAGAAATTTCTTAGGGATGAAAATTTTCCGTCACAACGCACAGACAATCTAAGACAAAAAAAATCCATTGATTGGTCAACATACTTTGGGATAGATCGCAAAAAGAAGGATACTAAGAGTCCAAA TGAAGAGGAAACTGCTAAAAATGAACAGGAAAAGAAAAGCCGTGATTTAAATAGAGAAGAAATAAAAAGTATGGATAGAAAATTACAATCGATTGAAGATTTCATCATTGATGAGACCATAAAATATACCGGAGCTCATGAAG GTATAGCAAATCCTGATGAAATAAGGCGTTTGAAGGACCATGTGCTTTCACGTTTAGCTACAGCATACAGTTTGGAAAAAATGCGTCGTGCTTtagaaaaattgagaaaatatgTTGAAGCTGATAATCATTTACTGCGCAATGTAATCGAGCCGGACGATGGTAGTGAAAATGGAATAGAAAAGAGATTATCAGTCAAGAAGGAACAAGCGACAGAACAAGATTTAGAGAATAATag TCTATCCTCGGCCAATGACATAACAAAGGAAATTAACACGAAAACAATGATGGGCAACAGTCGAGCCTATTCCACCATCGAAAATATCGACATAAAAAGTCGCGATAATtcggaaaatgtaaaaaaacgcAAGAAGAAATTGAATAGCTACGTACGTTATCCGGAGTTACCCAACAACTTCAAGGAAGCAGACGAGGATGTTAGCGTTGGACTTTATGAAACGTTAAATGACGCATATTTGGgcaataaaaactacataattgGCTCGAATCAGTGTCCTTTAATTAAATCAATGGTAGAGCGTTGTAGTGGTGTGGAATTTCTAAGTGTGGATACCAATCAAGAGCTCTTGCCCATTTGTGGAGTATATCAAATCTGTTATTTATGT ggAACTTCACAAATGGCTTGTGATTATCAATATTTGGCTGAGGCCGATTCCATTTGTGGTGACAACAATGATTGTCAAGCGTCGGCTCGTTCTATATTGATGATATTGCGCGGCACTGTAACCCAACAACTTGGACCAAAAGAATGTATGAAGAATTCATGTTTTCGCAGTGCTATGCGAGAGATTGGTTTGTAG
- the LOC105221456 gene encoding caldesmon isoform X1, whose product MNLAPSFIILIQLFCAAIGSLLQRSPYSLQGAVDELHHRDVAKYPLNAPPSQSYYFNGAFNTGTEQDYWNDDSLSPLNNIKILNRHKLNKILANYLKHENSNNDPDSFGLGPFDDYEFDGNNQISLEPNEKARLSYFRERDSKNDFQPTSIFREREIQKAPTSVTVPEHSELTKEFLREIEDAQEFEREDHFKETLRNLLEQYQQQENDIEDSEFEEKKRMRMPPFYMLMQKKRSYPVLPWLPYSERKKRFPVAKRSTKTLYSGNMNLGKTDEKVTQELSELFGSSSSSTSDEKRKRSTDEQTQTSFHGFTALAPTFENATLLKGPSNKQNVTNTDKNIDVLLNEHSLHIPHIQKEHKHRKRSDHHGSHESHDEEEGSTESEEREDEEGEEEDEEEFEEEDLEKRKKKRDLNIVKKFLRDENFPSQRTDNLRQKKSIDWSTYFGIDRKKKDTKSPNEEETAKNEQEKKSRDLNREEIKSMDRKLQSIEDFIIDETIKYTGAHEGIANPDEIRRLKDHVLSRLATAYSLEKMRRALEKLRKYVEADNHLLRNVIEPDDGSENGIEKRLSVKKEQATEQDLENNSLSSANDITKEINTKTMMGNSRAYSTIENIDIKSRDNSENVKKRKKKLNSYVRYPELPNNFKEADEDVSVGLYETLNDAYLGNKNYIIGSNQCPLIKSMVERCSGVEFLSVDTNQELLPICGVYQICYLCGTSQMACDYQYLAEADSICGDNNDCQASARSILMILRGTVTQQLGPKECMKNSCFRSAMREIGL is encoded by the exons ATGAATCTTGCTCCctctttcattattttaatacaactaTTTTGTGCGGCAATTGGTTCATTGCTTCAACGGTCACCTTATTCCCTGCAGGGAGCTGTGGACGAGTTACATCATCGGGATGTTGCAAAATATCCACTAAATGCACCACCTTCACAATCATACTACTTTAATGGTGCTTTCAACACTGGTACCGAACAAGATTACTGGAATGATG ATTCTCTTTCTCCTCTCAATAACATCAAAATTCTCAATAGGCACAAATTGAATAAGATTCTCGCCAATTATTTGAAACATGAAAATTCCAATAACGATCCTGACAGTTTTGGCCTCGGTCCGTTCgatgattacgaatttgacggTAATAACCAGATTTCCTTAGAGCCCAATGAAAAGGCACGTTTATCATACTTTAGAGAGCGTGATAGCAAAAATG ACTTTCAACCCACTTCGATATTTCGAGAACGTGAAATTCAAAAAGCTCCTACAAGCGTTACAGTTCCTGAGCATTCTGAATTAACAAAAGAGTTCTTGCGTGAAATCGAAGATGCCCAGGAATTTGAACGAGAAGACCACTTTAAAGAAACTTTGCGTAATCTATTGGAGCAATATCAACAACAGGAGAATGATATTGAAGATAGTGAGTTCGAAGAAAAAAAACGCATGAGAATGCCTCCCTTCTATATGCTAATGCAAAAGAAACGCTCATATCCGGTACTGCCTTGGTTACCCTATTCAGAACGTAAAAAACGTTTTCCAGTCGCGAAACGATCAACTAAAACTTTGTACAGCGGAAATATGAATTTGGGAAAAACCGATGAAAAGGTGACTCAAGAGTTGAGCGAGTTGTTTGGGTCTTCTTCGTCTTCAACAAGTGACGAAAAGAGAAAACGTTCTACTGATGAACAAACACAAACTTCTTTTCATGGCTTTACAGCTTTAGCGCCAACTTTCGAAAATGCCACACTATTGAAGGGTCCGTCCAATAAACAAAATGTCACAAATactgataaaaatattgatgtatTGTTAAACGAACACAGCCTTCATATTCCCCATATACAGAAGGAACATAAGCACCGAAAACGAAGCGATCATCACGGTTCTCATGAAAGTCATGACGAAGAAGAGGGAAGCACTGAATCTGAAGAGCGAGAAGATGAAGAAGGTGAAGAGGAAGACGAAGAAG AATTCGAAGAAGAAGACTTGGAAAAACGTAAGAAAAAGCGAGATTTAAACATCGTAAAGAAATTTCTTAGGGATGAAAATTTTCCGTCACAACGCACAGACAATCTAAGACAAAAAAAATCCATTGATTGGTCAACATACTTTGGGATAGATCGCAAAAAGAAGGATACTAAGAGTCCAAA TGAAGAGGAAACTGCTAAAAATGAACAGGAAAAGAAAAGCCGTGATTTAAATAGAGAAGAAATAAAAAGTATGGATAGAAAATTACAATCGATTGAAGATTTCATCATTGATGAGACCATAAAATATACCGGAGCTCATGAAG GTATAGCAAATCCTGATGAAATAAGGCGTTTGAAGGACCATGTGCTTTCACGTTTAGCTACAGCATACAGTTTGGAAAAAATGCGTCGTGCTTtagaaaaattgagaaaatatgTTGAAGCTGATAATCATTTACTGCGCAATGTAATCGAGCCGGACGATGGTAGTGAAAATGGAATAGAAAAGAGATTATCAGTCAAGAAGGAACAAGCGACAGAACAAGATTTAGAGAATAATag TCTATCCTCGGCCAATGACATAACAAAGGAAATTAACACGAAAACAATGATGGGCAACAGTCGAGCCTATTCCACCATCGAAAATATCGACATAAAAAGTCGCGATAATtcggaaaatgtaaaaaaacgcAAGAAGAAATTGAATAGCTACGTACGTTATCCGGAGTTACCCAACAACTTCAAGGAAGCAGACGAGGATGTTAGCGTTGGACTTTATGAAACGTTAAATGACGCATATTTGGgcaataaaaactacataattgGCTCGAATCAGTGTCCTTTAATTAAATCAATGGTAGAGCGTTGTAGTGGTGTGGAATTTCTAAGTGTGGATACCAATCAAGAGCTCTTGCCCATTTGTGGAGTATATCAAATCTGTTATTTATGT ggAACTTCACAAATGGCTTGTGATTATCAATATTTGGCTGAGGCCGATTCCATTTGTGGTGACAACAATGATTGTCAAGCGTCGGCTCGTTCTATATTGATGATATTGCGCGGCACTGTAACCCAACAACTTGGACCAAAAGAATGTATGAAGAATTCATGTTTTCGCAGTGCTATGCGAGAGATTGGTTTGTAG